The DNA segment AGTTCGTGCAGCAACTCCTTGAGCACCTCGACCTTGCGCGGGTCGAGTGGCGCGAGGATGGCGCGCTCGTGCCGCTCGGCCTGCTCGATCAGGCCGGCCACCAGGCGCCGGCCGCTGCGCGTGACGCGCACCAATGTATAGCGCCGGTCATCGAGGCTGGTGGCGCGGTCCACGTGCCCCTGGGCCTCCATGCGCAGCAGCAGCCGCGTGACGGTGGGCTGCTTGCTCACGGTGGTCTGCGCGAGCGCGGAGATCGTCATCGCGCCCTGGCTGGCCAGGGTGGAGAGCACGCGCCACTCGAGCACGGACAGGCCGCTCTGCTCGACGGTGGCATGGAATTCGGTGGAGACGAGGTGCCAGGCCTGGCCCAGCAGGGCCGGCAGGTAGTTGTCGACAAAGTCCTTGGTTTTCGCCATTCCGCATGCTACCTCGCCAGGGTCCGGCGCTGCGGGGAGCGGCACCCCCGCGGCATGCGCGTCCCCCGGCGCCGAGGCAGCCTGCGGCAGGGCCATCAGTACCGGCCCGACAGCAGCGAACCGAAGCCCGCCACCGCCGTCGGCAGGCCCAGCTTCTTGAGCATCTGCCAGGTCGTGGCGGCCGAGGATGAGAGCACCGGCAGGCCCACGCGGTCCTCGATGGGCTGCACCGAGGCGAGCGAGGGCATCTGCACGCAGGCTGAGGCCACCACCGCATCCACCCCGGCGGTCTTGAGCTTCTTCGTGATCTCGATGGGCGCGCGCGGGTCCTGGCGGCCCACTTCGAGGTTGTCGGGGATCTCCAGCGAGATGCTGTCCACCACCTCGATGCCTTCGCTCTCGATGTAGTCGATCACCAGCTGCGTGAGCGGCTTCATGTACGGCGTGAGGATGGACACCTTCTTCGCGCCCATGGCGTGCAGGCCATCGACCAGGGCGCCGGCGCTGGTGACCACGGGCGCGGGGCCGCCGTTGTCCACCGTGCGCTGGTGCAGGCGCGCTTCGGAGACGCGGTGGTAGCCCCGGCCCATGCTCATGATGGCGACCAGGCAGGCGTAGCCCAGCACGTCGACGCGCGCGTCCGACAGCTCCAGCGCGCAGCGGTCGCTGTCGCCGTCCATGGCGGCCAGCTCTTCCCTGGTGACGTGCTTCATGCGCATGCGGCTGGAATGGAAGGTGAAGCGCTCCGGATGCAGCGCCTCGCGGGCGCGCAGGATGGCCGGGATCTCCGTTTCCATGGTGGTGTTGGAGCTGGGCACGATCTGCCCGATGCGGAAGGCGCGGGGGATGGCGGTGTTGGTGGTCATTGGGATGCCTCCTGGAATGCGTCGGCGCCGCCGCCGTCGCGTGGCTGCAGGGCGTCGTTATCGGCCGGTTCATCGTCGAAGCGCGCGGCCTGCAACGGCCGGCGGTTCACGCGCAGGTCGAAGACGTCGAAGCGGTTGTAGTGGCCGGTGATGTCGTGCATCTGGCGCGGCTGGATGCAGCGGGCGAGGTCGATGTCGGCGTACGTGATGCCTTCGTCGTCGATCAGCGGCTGGCCGATCACGCGGCCGTCCGGCCCCAGGAAGCCCGAGAACGCGCTGTTCTTGCGCGTGAGCAGCTCGCGCGCCTTGGGGTTGAGCGGCTCCATGGCGGTGATAATCTCTTCCGACACGGTGGAGCACGAGACGATGGTGAACAGCTTGCCCTCAAAGCAGTGGGCGGCCGCGCGCACCTTGATGGCCTCGGCCATGTCGTAGTCGGGCGGCGCCACGGGCAGCGAGATGTAGCTGGCCACATGCACCAGTTCGCCCTGCGACAGCAGCGCGAAGCGCGCCAGCGTGTTGGTGTTCTCGCCGCAGGCCAGCGAGCCGAGCGGGCCGATGGAGGTGCGGTGCACGCGCAGCGCCGACGCGTCGCCCGGCGCCCAGGTGAGCTTTTCGGCCCAGGTGGGCACCAGCTTGCGGTGGCGGCCCAGGATGCGGCCGTCGTCGCCGATGGTGACCAGGGTGTTGTAGATGGTGCCGATGCCGTGGCGGCTGCGCTCGTTCACGCCGATGACGACATGCGTCTTGTGGCGCGCGGCGGCCTGCGCGATCTTGGCGATCTCGGGGCCGGGGATCTCGATGGCCGAGCGCGCCAGGCGCTCGAACCACGGGCTGCCATCGATCGGGTTGGCGATCCAGCTCCAGTAGGGATAGCCGGCCACGAACACCTCGGGGAAGGCGACGAGCTGCGCGCCGTTGCCGGCGGCTTCGGCGATGAGGCGGCAGACCTTGTCCACC comes from the Paracidovorax avenae ATCC 19860 genome and includes:
- a CDS encoding carbon-nitrogen hydrolase family protein, translating into MLELPKFKAAAVQAAPVFLDTDATVDKVCRLIAEAAGNGAQLVAFPEVFVAGYPYWSWIANPIDGSPWFERLARSAIEIPGPEIAKIAQAAARHKTHVVIGVNERSRHGIGTIYNTLVTIGDDGRILGRHRKLVPTWAEKLTWAPGDASALRVHRTSIGPLGSLACGENTNTLARFALLSQGELVHVASYISLPVAPPDYDMAEAIKVRAAAHCFEGKLFTIVSCSTVSEEIITAMEPLNPKARELLTRKNSAFSGFLGPDGRVIGQPLIDDEGITYADIDLARCIQPRQMHDITGHYNRFDVFDLRVNRRPLQAARFDDEPADNDALQPRDGGGADAFQEASQ
- a CDS encoding MarR family winged helix-turn-helix transcriptional regulator encodes the protein MAKTKDFVDNYLPALLGQAWHLVSTEFHATVEQSGLSVLEWRVLSTLASQGAMTISALAQTTVSKQPTVTRLLLRMEAQGHVDRATSLDDRRYTLVRVTRSGRRLVAGLIEQAERHERAILAPLDPRKVEVLKELLHELIARHRPAV
- a CDS encoding maleate cis-trans isomerase family protein gives rise to the protein MTTNTAIPRAFRIGQIVPSSNTTMETEIPAILRAREALHPERFTFHSSRMRMKHVTREELAAMDGDSDRCALELSDARVDVLGYACLVAIMSMGRGYHRVSEARLHQRTVDNGGPAPVVTSAGALVDGLHAMGAKKVSILTPYMKPLTQLVIDYIESEGIEVVDSISLEIPDNLEVGRQDPRAPIEITKKLKTAGVDAVVASACVQMPSLASVQPIEDRVGLPVLSSSAATTWQMLKKLGLPTAVAGFGSLLSGRY